The nucleotide window CGATGGCCTTATCGGACCTGCTGACCAGCCGACTCTTTTCGAATTTTGATAAGGGCTTGGGTCGTATATCAGGCGATGGACAATGATTTTCGGGGAAATTGGGACACAGAGCTGGCGCTCGAAAACCCGCTCCTGCAGCAGTTTTTTTCGTATTGGCAGCAAAAGGCCGGACCGGAAGGCTTGCCTGCCCGTAGCGATTTCGACCCTGTGGAGATGAAGGGGTTTTTGGGACACCTGTTCCTGGTCGTCCCGGAGCCTGAGATCGATGATTTTCGCTATACGCTGATCGGAACGACGATCACCAGTCAGGTCGGGATCGACAATACGGGGCGGACCGTGGGGGAGGTATTCGGAGCGCCTGGCCTGGAGCTATATCGTAACGTTCGGGACGAGCGCGCCCCTATCAGGGTGCATGGGACGGTGGAATGGCGCCGTAAGGAATTTCTTGCTTATGAAAGCGTCCTGCTGCCGCTTGCGGATAATGCTGAAAGTGTGGACCATTTCGTTGGAATGATGGTTTTTGGACCTGCTGCGAGTTGAGCGTGCGGATCATGCAAATTCGATCGACTTGTGGCTGATCAACTCTACAATTACTAGTAGATGCGTCACGAGCCCGTCAGGGCCGGACAAGGGCAGAACGACCTCATCAAGTTTCTTGAAGTCTGCTTGAGGCCCTACATATTCGACAGGGCGGCGAACAGGGCGCCCCGATCGGACGGCGAGACGAAGGTTTTCGATGAGCGGACCGTCCGGCTCCACGTGAGGAAGGTCCCGAATCATACGTCCTGTGTAGTTCTTGAAGAAGAATGACCGGGCAACATCCCCAATCACCCGGAATTGAAAATCCTCCCCCCCGTCGACAACGCCCATGAAGACAACATGCGGCAAGAGGCGTGGGATATGGCAAGGGTCGAATTCAGCGCGCGCGGGCGTGCGGGCCGCGCCACCAATTCTGTCCCAATAGGCAAGGGCCTCATCCACGACGGATTTGGTCATAAGACGTCTTTTGCCGTGTGTTGTGAAAGAAGCGTGTGAAGTGCTGATTACCGGATGTTAAGCCGAAAATATTTCGAAATTGATAACGTCATTGCATGTTTTACCGCTGCCGTCGGTCTGTTCATATGAATGCTGAATTGGCTCTTTGTTTCATTATTCGAAATGAGTGGTTGAGCATTTCTGTGGTGGAATACATCCAATTCTGCTAGGTCAGCGCGAACGCGACCATCGCGGAGCGGATGGGTCTTCGGCCATTCCAGGTCGGTGGCATCAAGATCCGCGATAATGCTTTGACAGACGCATAGGCAGGCTTTCCAGTGTCTTCGAATCCCAAGAAAACCGAAAACCGGTACGTCAACGATCTGCGTCGGTTCAGCTATTTTCAGTCCCAGTTTTTTGGCCTCAAGGGGGTGACCGTCCCACTTGGTTTGTCGGTTATATTCCTGACCCTGGTCGGTCTTTATGTCGCGAGCGCGCAGCACGGCATTAGTGAAGATTGGCTGATTGTCGTTGTCGCGGCGATTGTTGGCGGTTACATGGCGCTGAATATCGGCGCCAACGATGTTGCCAACAATATGGGCCCCGCGGTTGGCGGCAAGGTGCTGACCGTCGTAAGCGCGATCCTGATCGCGGCTGTGTGCGAGACTGCCGGCGCTTTGCTGGCGGGCGGTGACGTGGTGAAGACTGTCTCCAAAGGGATCATCTCGCCTGGTGACAGTGTCAGCGTTGGCGAATTCCGTGACCTGATGCTGAGCGCGCTGTTCGCTGCCGCGCTCTGGATCAATTTCGCAACCATTCTGAATGCCCCCGTATCGACGACCCATTCGATCGTGGGCGGTGTTCTCGGAGCGGGAATTGCGGCGGCCGGATTTGGCCTGGTGAACTGGTCGACCATGGCGGCTATTGCCGCAAGCTGGGTCATATCTCCTGTATTCGGCGCTATGTTCGCGGCGGCGATCCTGTTCGTGATCAAGAAAAAGATCCTCAATGTCGATGATCGCCTGACGGCTGCCAAAACCTGGGTGCCCATCATGATCGGTCTGATGGCGGCGGCCTTTGCAGCTTATATGGCGATGAAGGGCCTTAAGAAAATCTGGCATCCGTCAGTCATTGAGGTTCTGGTTTATTCGGTCTTCGCTTTCCTTGCTGCGTACTTCTTGTCCCGGCCGTATATCGCGCGTCGCGTGGTTTCTCTGGAAGGTTCCAGAAAGGACGTGAACTCGCTGTTCGATCTGCCGCTGATCGCCGGTGCGGCACTTCTGTCTTTTGCGCATGGTGCGAATGACGTCGCCAATGCCGTTGGCCCGCTTGCCGCCATTGTCTCGACGGTTGGCGAAGGGGCCGGGATCGGAAGCAAGGTGACGATCCCGCTCTGGGTCATGGCGATCGGAGCGTTTGGTATCGCGCTTGGACTAGGCCTGTTCGGGCCGAAGCTTATCGCTGTCGTCGGTGAGAAGATCACGCGGCTGAATTCGCCGCGGTCCTACTGTGTTGCCCTGTCAGCGGCTGTCACGGTGTTGATCGCGACCACGCTCGGCCTCCCGGTCAGCTCGACTCATATCGCGGTCGGCGCTGTGTTCGGTGTTGGTTTCCTGCGCGAGTTCCTGGAGAACCCGAACAAGCGGCGGGTGCGTCCCGGGCACAAATTGAATGATACTGCTGAAGAGGCTTTTAACAGCCGCGACTACAAATCGGTGCGGCGATTGGTCCGGCGCCGGTTCGTGCTGTCGATCGCGGCCGCCTGGATCATCACTGTGCCGGCATCAGCTCTGGTTGCTGCTGCGGTTTATGCTCTCTTGCAGCTTCTCTGATCCAGCGTCCGAGAGAGTCGAATTGCCCGAGGACAAGATGAAAATCCTCTGGATATGCGACCCGCGGTGCATCCTCTAACAGGGCCCAGTGCCGCTGTCGGAATTTCTTTTCGGGCCAGTCGTCTGCCTGCTCGGTGACAAGAAACGGGAAATACGTTACCGGGATTTCGAGCTTGCCGGTATCCGACAGCTTGGTGACGACGTGGGTCATCGGAAAGTCTTCCAGGACCACGCCGCGAACTCCGGCTTCCTCGAAACCTTCCCTCAGGCACGCGTCCATGTGGCTTTCGCCTTTCTTCCGCTTACCCTTTGGCAATATCCATCTGCCACGCGTCTGAGACGTGACGAAAAGAATGGCCAGCAGATCATCTCTGATGTCGAACGGGATGATTCCAACGCGGTGCATCTGTTTGTCCTTGTTTCCGAATTTCTTCTATCTAGACGATGTTCAAATTGACCTTGGGAATGGTCATAAGCGCCCGGTCGTTCGGCCGCATCGGCTTGAAAGCGATCAGGTTTACCTGCATCTCCGCCACCAGATTACGCTCGGTGTTGATGCGGTGCATCAGCTCTTCGGCGGTGTTCGATCCGGCAACGCTCTTCGGGATCAGGAAGGTGACCTCGTCGGTGCCCCAGTCGCCACGATAGCCGTAATCCGCGAAATTGTAGAACGGCTGCTGAAAGTAATCAAAACTGCGGATAAAGAAGGGCCGCTTATGGGTCGGATCGGCCCAGGCCATGTCGGTCGCGCCGAACGGCAGCTTGAGCTCGAACCGGCAATCGTTTTTCGCGATCCGCCACATCTCCTGCATGAAGGGCAGCAAGCGGTCGATATGCTCGATCAGGTGCGATGCATGGATCTCGTCGACTGAATCGTCAGGGAGCGGAAACGGCTCGATCCCGCATGTCTCGAGATCGTAAATCACGTCGACGCCTGGCCCGGGCATGATGTCATGGTTCACCCATCCGTCGCGGATCACCTTGCCGCATCCAAGGTTGAGCTTGAGTGCCTGCTGTGCGCCGCGGGGCTGCGTTTCTTCGTGTGAAACCACGTTCTGATGTCCTCTCGAATCAGCCCTCAGTGTGCCCTTGGACCTTGAATCGTACAATGGATAAGGGACGATGCTTGGCTAATGACATACTGAATTTGACGGGGCGCCGCTGTTTACGCCTTGCTTCTGGCGCAACGCACGTTGGCGTCCCCGTACCGGAAATGCTCAGCAGGTATGCGTGCTGGAATGCTGTACATTTGACGCTTTCACGCCTATGTTGCGCGCCACCTTAATTCGATCACGCGCACAAGGCGCCGCACTGCTGATCCCACCGGGGGAAACATGGTTCCCGATCGGTCGATCGCAGGCATTCCGAAAGACATGACATGACAGAATTTGAAGGCGTTGTTCCGGCGCTCGGTAAGGCATTGGCGAAGCGCGGGTATGAGACGCTGACCCCGGTTCAGCAATCGGTGATTGCCGCCGAGATGCGCGATGCGGACGCTCTGGTCTCTGCGCAGACCGGGTCGGGCAAGACGGTGGCGTTCGGGCTGGCCATGGCATCGACCCTGTTGGGCGATGCGGAACGTTTCGAGCGTGTCTCCTCTCCCATTGCACTGGCCGTGGCGCCGACACGTGAGCTTGCCCTGCAGGTCAAGCGGGAGCTGGAGTGGCTCTATGAATTCACGGGCGCTTCGGTGGTGTCCTGCGTCGGCGGCATGGATATGCGGACCGAGCGCATGGCGCTGCAGCGCGGCGCGCATATTGTCGTCGGTACGCCCGGACGATTGCGGGATCATGTCGAGCGCCGGTCGCTCGATATGTCGGACATGAAGGTCATCGTGCTGGACGAGGCGGACGAGATGCTCGACCTCGGCTTCCGTGAAGACCTGGAATTCATCCTGAAAGCCGCACCGGAAAGCCGGCGCACCCTGATGTTCTCGGCCACCGTGCCCCGGACCATCGCTTCTCTTGCCAAACGCTATCAAAAGGATGCCGTGCGCATCTCGACGGCCGGTGAGAAGAACCAACATGTTGATATCGAATACCGGGCTCTGGCCTGCGCGCCTAATGACCGGGAAAACGCGATCATCAATGTGCTGCGGCATTCGGATGCGGTCACGACCATCGTTTTCTGCAGCACCCGCGCCACGGTGAACCATCTGACCAGCCGGTTCACCAACCGGGGCATCTCAGTTGTCGCTCTGTCCGGCGAGCTGAGCCAGAGCGCGCGGACCCACGCCTTGCAGGCGCTGCGGGACGGCCGGGCTCAGGTCTGTGTCGCCACCGATGTTGCCGCGCGAGGCATCGATCTGCCGAACCTGGAACTAGTCATCCACGCTGACCTGCCGAAGAATCAGGAATCCCTGCTGCACCGGAGCGGCCGCACCGGCCGGGCCGGGCGCAAGGGTGTCTCCACCCTGATCGTGCCCTATTCCAAGCGACGCCAGACCGAGCGGATGCTGTCGAACGCAAATATCAAGGCGACCTGGGGCAAGCCGCCCTCGGTTGACGAGATCCTCGCTTTGGACCGCAAGCGTATCCTTGAAGACGCGGACCTCAGCGGCGAGACCACCGAGGAAGAACGCACCTTCGCGGCGGAGCTGCTGTCCCGCCATGACGCCGAGGCCGTCGCCATCGCATTCCTGCGCAAGCGCATGGCCGGGCTGCCGGCACCCGAAGAGCTGATGAACGATCCCTCCGGCGGTGAGCGTTACGAACGTGGCGACCGGGGTGATCGTGGTGATCGTGGTGGCAGGGGAGAACGCGGCGAGCGTGGAGAGCCCCGCAATCGCCGGAACGATTTCGAGGACGGTGTCTGGATTCGCCTTTCGGTCGGCCGGAACCATAAGGCTGAAGCGCGCTGGCTATTGCCGATGCTGTGCCGTACCGGAGACCTCACCAAGTCCGATGTGGGCGCTATCAAGATCCAGGAGACCGAGACTCACGTCGAGCTGCACCCCAAGGCGGTGGACAAGTTCCTGGCGGCGGTCGGTCCGAGCCGCAAGGTCGAGAAGAGCATCACGGTCGACCGGATGGCTAGCGCTCCGTCCGAGGCATCGTCGGCTCCGGAGCCACGTGCTCCCCGCAAACCTAGAGAGTCAGCGCCCCGCAAACCCAGAGCCGAAGGTGAGTCGTCATCCCGCGCCCCGCGTCCTCCTAGAGGTGAAGCGGAACAGGGTGGCTATCCGCCGAAGCGCCGGCGCGACATGGGTGAGGATCAGGCACGGCCGGCACGGGACGCCGTCACGCAATCCGTGGATACCGCGCCAATTCCGACGCCTGAGCCAAGCTCCAGGCCGGATGCAGGCACGGCACCTGATCGCAAGCTCAAGAAACCCAGAAAGCCGAAGGACGGTG belongs to Nisaea sp. and includes:
- a CDS encoding NUDIX hydrolase, giving the protein MHRVGIIPFDIRDDLLAILFVTSQTRGRWILPKGKRKKGESHMDACLREGFEEAGVRGVVLEDFPMTHVVTKLSDTGKLEIPVTYFPFLVTEQADDWPEKKFRQRHWALLEDAPRVAYPEDFHLVLGQFDSLGRWIREAAREHKPQQQPELMPAQ
- a CDS encoding class I SAM-dependent methyltransferase → MVSHEETQPRGAQQALKLNLGCGKVIRDGWVNHDIMPGPGVDVIYDLETCGIEPFPLPDDSVDEIHASHLIEHIDRLLPFMQEMWRIAKNDCRFELKLPFGATDMAWADPTHKRPFFIRSFDYFQQPFYNFADYGYRGDWGTDEVTFLIPKSVAGSNTAEELMHRINTERNLVAEMQVNLIAFKPMRPNDRALMTIPKVNLNIV
- a CDS encoding PAS domain-containing protein; this encodes MDNDFRGNWDTELALENPLLQQFFSYWQQKAGPEGLPARSDFDPVEMKGFLGHLFLVVPEPEIDDFRYTLIGTTITSQVGIDNTGRTVGEVFGAPGLELYRNVRDERAPIRVHGTVEWRRKEFLAYESVLLPLADNAESVDHFVGMMVFGPAAS
- a CDS encoding PAS domain-containing protein; the protein is MTKSVVDEALAYWDRIGGAARTPARAEFDPCHIPRLLPHVVFMGVVDGGEDFQFRVIGDVARSFFFKNYTGRMIRDLPHVEPDGPLIENLRLAVRSGRPVRRPVEYVGPQADFKKLDEVVLPLSGPDGLVTHLLVIVELISHKSIEFA
- a CDS encoding DEAD/DEAH box helicase, translated to MTEFEGVVPALGKALAKRGYETLTPVQQSVIAAEMRDADALVSAQTGSGKTVAFGLAMASTLLGDAERFERVSSPIALAVAPTRELALQVKRELEWLYEFTGASVVSCVGGMDMRTERMALQRGAHIVVGTPGRLRDHVERRSLDMSDMKVIVLDEADEMLDLGFREDLEFILKAAPESRRTLMFSATVPRTIASLAKRYQKDAVRISTAGEKNQHVDIEYRALACAPNDRENAIINVLRHSDAVTTIVFCSTRATVNHLTSRFTNRGISVVALSGELSQSARTHALQALRDGRAQVCVATDVAARGIDLPNLELVIHADLPKNQESLLHRSGRTGRAGRKGVSTLIVPYSKRRQTERMLSNANIKATWGKPPSVDEILALDRKRILEDADLSGETTEEERTFAAELLSRHDAEAVAIAFLRKRMAGLPAPEELMNDPSGGERYERGDRGDRGDRGGRGERGERGEPRNRRNDFEDGVWIRLSVGRNHKAEARWLLPMLCRTGDLTKSDVGAIKIQETETHVELHPKAVDKFLAAVGPSRKVEKSITVDRMASAPSEASSAPEPRAPRKPRESAPRKPRAEGESSSRAPRPPRGEAEQGGYPPKRRRDMGEDQARPARDAVTQSVDTAPIPTPEPSSRPDAGTAPDRKLKKPRKPKDGDAKAGAKFGKPKLGKPKFDKPKSASADGKPGKPGKPAKGKPQSKPGSGPKKPHRKGVNKPKAPWVD
- a CDS encoding anion permease — protein: MSSNPKKTENRYVNDLRRFSYFQSQFFGLKGVTVPLGLSVIFLTLVGLYVASAQHGISEDWLIVVVAAIVGGYMALNIGANDVANNMGPAVGGKVLTVVSAILIAAVCETAGALLAGGDVVKTVSKGIISPGDSVSVGEFRDLMLSALFAAALWINFATILNAPVSTTHSIVGGVLGAGIAAAGFGLVNWSTMAAIAASWVISPVFGAMFAAAILFVIKKKILNVDDRLTAAKTWVPIMIGLMAAAFAAYMAMKGLKKIWHPSVIEVLVYSVFAFLAAYFLSRPYIARRVVSLEGSRKDVNSLFDLPLIAGAALLSFAHGANDVANAVGPLAAIVSTVGEGAGIGSKVTIPLWVMAIGAFGIALGLGLFGPKLIAVVGEKITRLNSPRSYCVALSAAVTVLIATTLGLPVSSTHIAVGAVFGVGFLREFLENPNKRRVRPGHKLNDTAEEAFNSRDYKSVRRLVRRRFVLSIAAAWIITVPASALVAAAVYALLQLL